Proteins co-encoded in one Streptomyces roseochromogenus subsp. oscitans DS 12.976 genomic window:
- a CDS encoding GcvT family protein — MTSTPTHQTQGPRVVVIGAGIVGCSLADELTARGWTDVTVLEQGPLPAPGGSTSHAPGLVFQTSPSKTLAEFAKYTVEKFRSLEADGVSCFHQVGGLELATTPERLADLHRRAGYAASWGIRGEVVSTARCKELWPLLDESVVLGGFHTPDDGLARALLAARAQMDRATARGARFLDRHTVTGIEQEDGRVTAVVTDRGTFPADRVVSAAGFWGPIIGRMAGIDVPLQPLAHQYAKTGPLPELGGATAEASKPILRFQDRDLYFREHTDRIGIGSYAHRPLPMDPFAIPAYDEARARDMEMPSSYPFTVEDWAPSWEDCRRLLPALRETEIETGFNGVFSFTPDGMPVLGEARQLRGFWLAEAVWVTHSAGVARAVAEWMTDGRPSFDVHECDLTRFEEAQRSPAYIRERGAQQFAEVYDVLHPLQPMEQPRPLRVSPFHTRQQQLGALFLEGTGWERPHWYEANAPLVDTLGDLPERDAWSARYWSPIAAAEARATREKAALYDMTPLRRLEVTGPGALAFLDRMTSNNLRKKPGAVTYTLLLDETGGIRSDLTVARLAPDRFQVGANSPADLDWLLRHAPAGVQIRDITAGTCCIGVWGPLARDLVQPLTRDDFSHEGFGYFRARETYVGHVPVTAMRLSYVGELGWELYTTADLGLRLWDTLWEAGQDLGVIAAGRSAFNSLRLEKGYRAWGTDMTDEHTPFEAGLGFAVRMDKEDFVGKAALERAGEPSRRLTPLLLDDPAAVVLGKEPVFVDGAQAGYVTSASYGYTLGRCIAYAWLPAGLTTGAGVHIEYFGEKVPATVAEEPLFDPKMTRIRR, encoded by the coding sequence ATGACCAGCACGCCCACCCACCAGACCCAGGGCCCCCGTGTCGTCGTCATCGGCGCCGGCATCGTCGGCTGCTCCCTCGCCGACGAGCTGACCGCCCGCGGCTGGACCGATGTCACCGTCCTCGAACAGGGCCCCCTGCCCGCCCCCGGCGGCTCCACCTCGCACGCCCCTGGGCTCGTCTTCCAGACCAGCCCGTCCAAGACGCTCGCCGAGTTCGCCAAGTACACGGTCGAGAAGTTCCGCTCCCTCGAAGCCGACGGCGTCTCCTGCTTCCACCAGGTCGGCGGCCTGGAGCTCGCGACCACCCCCGAGCGCCTGGCCGACCTGCACCGCCGGGCCGGTTATGCCGCCTCCTGGGGCATCCGCGGTGAGGTCGTGAGCACGGCCCGCTGCAAGGAACTCTGGCCACTGCTGGACGAGTCGGTCGTCCTCGGCGGCTTCCACACCCCCGACGACGGCCTGGCCCGCGCCCTGCTCGCGGCCCGCGCCCAGATGGACCGGGCCACCGCGCGCGGCGCCCGCTTCCTGGACCGTCACACGGTCACCGGCATCGAGCAGGAGGACGGCCGGGTCACCGCAGTGGTCACCGACCGGGGCACCTTCCCGGCCGACCGGGTGGTCTCCGCGGCCGGATTCTGGGGGCCGATCATCGGCCGCATGGCCGGGATCGACGTACCGCTGCAACCGCTCGCGCACCAGTACGCGAAGACCGGGCCACTTCCCGAGCTGGGCGGTGCGACGGCCGAGGCCTCGAAGCCGATCCTCCGCTTCCAGGACCGGGACCTGTACTTCCGTGAGCACACCGACCGCATCGGCATCGGCTCGTACGCGCACCGGCCGCTGCCGATGGACCCGTTCGCGATCCCGGCGTACGACGAGGCGCGCGCCCGGGACATGGAGATGCCGTCCTCATATCCGTTCACCGTCGAGGACTGGGCGCCGAGCTGGGAGGACTGCCGCCGGCTGCTGCCCGCGCTGCGCGAGACGGAGATCGAGACCGGTTTCAACGGCGTGTTCTCCTTCACCCCGGACGGCATGCCAGTCCTCGGCGAAGCCCGGCAGCTGCGGGGCTTCTGGCTGGCCGAGGCGGTCTGGGTGACGCACTCCGCCGGGGTGGCGCGGGCGGTCGCCGAGTGGATGACCGACGGGCGGCCCTCCTTCGACGTGCACGAGTGCGACCTCACGCGATTCGAGGAAGCGCAGCGTTCACCGGCGTACATCCGTGAACGCGGTGCACAGCAGTTCGCCGAGGTGTACGACGTCCTGCACCCCCTGCAGCCGATGGAACAGCCGCGCCCCCTGCGGGTCAGCCCCTTCCACACCCGCCAGCAGCAGCTCGGCGCCCTCTTCCTGGAGGGCACCGGCTGGGAGCGTCCGCACTGGTACGAGGCGAATGCCCCGCTCGTCGACACCCTCGGCGACCTGCCGGAACGCGATGCCTGGTCGGCCCGCTACTGGTCCCCCATCGCCGCCGCCGAGGCAAGGGCGACCCGCGAGAAGGCCGCCCTGTACGACATGACGCCGCTGCGCCGCCTGGAGGTGACCGGCCCCGGCGCGCTCGCCTTCCTGGACCGCATGACCAGCAACAACCTCCGCAAGAAGCCCGGCGCGGTCACGTACACCCTCCTTCTGGACGAGACGGGAGGCATCCGCTCCGACCTCACCGTCGCCCGCCTCGCCCCCGACCGCTTCCAGGTCGGCGCCAACTCCCCCGCCGACCTCGACTGGCTGCTGCGCCACGCGCCGGCCGGCGTCCAGATCCGGGACATCACCGCCGGCACCTGCTGCATCGGCGTCTGGGGCCCTCTCGCCCGCGATCTCGTCCAGCCGCTGACCCGCGACGACTTCTCCCACGAGGGCTTCGGCTATTTCCGTGCGAGGGAGACATACGTCGGGCACGTGCCGGTCACCGCCATGCGGCTGTCGTACGTCGGCGAACTGGGCTGGGAGCTGTACACCACCGCCGACCTGGGCCTCCGGCTCTGGGACACGCTGTGGGAGGCGGGGCAGGACCTCGGCGTGATCGCCGCCGGGCGTTCCGCCTTCAACTCCCTGCGCCTGGAGAAGGGTTACCGCGCCTGGGGCACCGACATGACCGACGAGCACACCCCCTTCGAAGCGGGCCTCGGCTTCGCGGTGCGCATGGACAAGGAGGACTTCGTCGGCAAGGCGGCACTGGAGCGGGCCGGAGAGCCGTCCCGCCGGCTCACCCCGCTCCTCCTCGACGACCCCGCCGCGGTGGTCCTCGGCAAGGAGCCGGTGTTTGTCGACGGTGCCCAGGCCGGCTATGTGACCAGCGCGTCGTACGGCTACACGCTCGGCCGTTGCATCGCCTACGCCTGGCTCCCGGCGGGCCTCACCACCGGCGCCGGCGTGCACATCGAGTACTTCGGCGAGAAGGTGCCGGCAACCGTCGCCGAGGAGCCGCTGTTCGACCCCAAGATGACCCGGATCCGCCGTTAG
- a CDS encoding MBL fold metallo-hydrolase: protein MKGAVRIERVVTRGTFSLDGDTFDVENNVWLVGDDEEVLVVDAAHDAEAIHRATAGRRVTAVLCTHAHDDHIDAADALATRTGAPVLLHPDDHELWSHTHPARKPDGELTDGQVLAVAGMELQVIHTPGHTWGSCCLYIPFLDAVFTGDTLFHGGPGATGRSYSDRPAIEASIRARLLTLPGDTVVHTGHGPDTTIAAERPNVPTA from the coding sequence GTGAAGGGCGCCGTACGGATCGAACGCGTCGTCACCCGCGGCACGTTCAGCCTCGACGGCGACACCTTCGACGTCGAGAACAACGTCTGGCTGGTCGGCGACGACGAGGAAGTGCTGGTCGTGGACGCCGCGCACGACGCCGAGGCGATCCACCGCGCCACGGCGGGCCGCCGGGTCACCGCCGTCCTCTGCACCCATGCCCACGACGACCACATCGACGCGGCAGACGCGCTCGCCACCCGCACCGGAGCGCCCGTCCTGCTCCACCCGGACGACCACGAGCTGTGGTCCCACACCCACCCCGCCCGCAAGCCGGACGGCGAGCTGACCGACGGCCAGGTCCTCGCGGTCGCCGGCATGGAACTCCAGGTCATCCACACCCCCGGCCACACCTGGGGCAGCTGCTGCCTGTACATCCCGTTCCTCGACGCCGTGTTCACCGGTGACACCCTCTTCCACGGTGGTCCCGGCGCCACCGGGCGCTCGTACTCCGACCGCCCGGCCATCGAGGCGTCCATCCGCGCCCGGCTGCTGACCCTGCCGGGCGACACCGTCGTCCACACCGGGCACGGCCCGGACACGACGATCGCCGCCGAGCGGCCGAACGTCCCCACCGCCTGA
- a CDS encoding S-(hydroxymethyl)mycothiol dehydrogenase: protein MPHEARAVVAVEKGAPVEVRTIVVPDPGPGEVLVEVQACGVCHTDLHYREGAVNDDFPFLLGHEAAGTIEAVGPGVTDLRPGDYVVLAWRAPCGNCRSCRRGRPWYCFDSRNAAQPMTLRDGTPLSNALGIGAFAEKTLVAAGQAVKIDPAARPEAAGLIGCGVMAGYGAAVNTGKVGRGDSVAVIGCGGVGNAAIAGACLNGAMKVIAVDIDDKKLDQAEKFGATHTVNSRGTDPIEAVRELTDGYGVDIAIDAVGRPETFKQAFYMRDHAGLLVQVGVPSPEMTVELPLIDVFSRGGAIKSSWYGDCLPSRDFPFLIDQYLYGLLDLNAFVSETIALDQVEEAFGKMQRGEVLRSVVVL from the coding sequence GTGCCACACGAGGCCCGTGCCGTAGTCGCAGTGGAGAAGGGCGCACCCGTGGAGGTGCGGACGATCGTCGTCCCCGATCCGGGTCCCGGCGAGGTCCTGGTGGAGGTGCAGGCCTGCGGGGTGTGCCACACGGATCTCCACTACCGGGAGGGCGCGGTCAACGACGACTTCCCGTTCCTGCTGGGCCATGAGGCGGCGGGCACGATCGAGGCGGTCGGCCCGGGTGTCACCGACCTCAGGCCCGGCGACTACGTGGTGCTGGCCTGGCGGGCACCCTGCGGCAACTGCCGTTCCTGTCGGCGTGGCCGCCCCTGGTACTGCTTCGACTCCCGCAATGCAGCACAGCCGATGACCCTGCGGGACGGCACCCCGCTCAGCAACGCCCTCGGTATCGGCGCCTTCGCCGAGAAGACGCTGGTAGCGGCCGGTCAGGCGGTGAAGATCGACCCGGCCGCGCGGCCCGAGGCGGCCGGTCTCATCGGCTGCGGGGTGATGGCCGGTTACGGCGCCGCCGTCAACACCGGCAAAGTCGGCCGCGGTGACTCGGTCGCCGTCATCGGCTGCGGCGGCGTCGGCAACGCGGCCATCGCGGGCGCCTGTCTGAACGGCGCCATGAAGGTCATCGCCGTCGACATCGACGACAAGAAGCTGGACCAGGCCGAGAAGTTCGGCGCCACCCACACCGTCAACTCCCGTGGCACCGACCCGATCGAGGCGGTCCGGGAACTCACCGACGGTTACGGCGTGGACATCGCCATCGACGCGGTCGGCCGGCCCGAGACGTTCAAGCAGGCCTTCTACATGCGCGATCACGCCGGTCTGCTGGTCCAGGTCGGTGTGCCATCGCCCGAGATGACGGTCGAACTCCCGCTGATCGACGTCTTCTCGCGCGGCGGCGCGATCAAGTCCTCCTGGTACGGCGACTGCCTGCCGAGCCGGGACTTCCCCTTCCTGATCGACCAGTACCTGTACGGCCTGCTCGACCTCAACGCGTTCGTGTCCGAGACGATCGCCCTGGACCAGGTGGAGGAGGCCTTCGGCAAGATGCAGCGGGGCGAGGTGCTGCGCTCGGTGGTCGTGCTGTGA
- a CDS encoding IclR family transcriptional regulator has translation MTRTQKQSERGEETTENTRTPERQNGRGAASAVQSVDRAVSVLEILARHGEAGVTEIAEELDVHKSTAFRLLGVLENRGLVAQAKDRGKYYLGAGVLRLAGAAAVRLDISQEGVPVCREVADELGETVNIAVLDDDAAVNIMQARGTASVTAQNWLGRRTPLHATSSGKVLLAHMPPTLREGLLARTLPRFTDRTITGAAMLRAELEAVVEQGYGITIEELELGLAAVAAPVRAHDGKVIAAISVSGPVYRLNPDRLPEVAKRTVAAGAELSRRMGYGF, from the coding sequence ATGACCCGCACGCAGAAGCAGTCTGAACGCGGCGAGGAGACCACGGAGAACACAAGGACCCCGGAGAGGCAGAACGGCCGCGGCGCGGCCAGTGCGGTGCAGTCGGTGGACCGCGCAGTGAGCGTGCTGGAGATCCTCGCCCGGCACGGCGAGGCGGGCGTCACCGAGATCGCCGAGGAGCTGGACGTACACAAGTCCACGGCGTTCCGGCTGCTCGGCGTCCTGGAGAACCGCGGCCTGGTGGCCCAGGCGAAGGACCGCGGCAAGTACTACCTGGGGGCCGGCGTACTCCGCCTCGCGGGGGCGGCGGCAGTGCGCCTGGACATCTCCCAGGAGGGCGTCCCGGTCTGCCGGGAGGTCGCCGACGAGCTGGGCGAGACGGTGAACATCGCCGTGCTCGACGACGACGCGGCGGTCAACATCATGCAGGCCCGCGGCACCGCGTCGGTCACCGCGCAGAACTGGCTGGGCAGGCGCACCCCGCTGCACGCCACCTCCAGCGGAAAGGTGCTGCTCGCGCACATGCCGCCCACCTTGCGCGAGGGCCTGCTGGCACGCACGCTGCCGCGATTCACGGACCGTACGATCACCGGCGCGGCGATGCTGCGCGCGGAGCTGGAGGCCGTGGTCGAGCAGGGCTACGGCATCACGATCGAGGAGCTGGAGCTGGGGCTCGCCGCCGTCGCGGCGCCGGTGCGTGCGCACGACGGCAAGGTGATCGCCGCGATCAGTGTCTCCGGGCCGGTGTACCGGCTGAATCCGGACCGGCTGCCGGAGGTGGCGAAGCGGACCGTGGCGGCCGGCGCCGAGCTGTCGCGCCGGATGGGCTACGGCTTCTGA
- a CDS encoding bifunctional 3-phenylpropionate/cinnamic acid dioxygenase ferredoxin subunit has translation MIPVCRLEDLPEGESVRVETTPPVAVFRTEDGELYAIDDTCTHQDASLSEGWLEGCLVECPLHAASFDLRTGEPTCLPARRPVRTHRVTVEDGVIHVHLTAEEGTAA, from the coding sequence GTGATTCCCGTCTGCCGCCTCGAAGACCTCCCCGAGGGTGAGTCCGTCCGCGTCGAGACCACGCCGCCCGTCGCCGTGTTCCGCACCGAAGACGGCGAGCTGTACGCCATCGACGACACCTGTACCCACCAGGACGCGTCCCTCTCCGAGGGCTGGCTGGAGGGCTGTCTGGTCGAATGCCCGCTGCACGCCGCGTCCTTCGACCTGCGTACCGGCGAACCGACGTGCCTTCCGGCCCGCCGCCCCGTGCGCACCCACCGCGTCACCGTCGAGGACGGCGTCATCCACGTCCACCTCACGGCGGAGGAGGGGACGGCAGCATGA
- a CDS encoding NAD(P)/FAD-dependent oxidoreductase, with protein MRTVTIVGASLSGLYAARELRAQGFDGRLVIVGEEPHLPYDRPPLSKNFLSGRTDEDQLALTDADETAGLDAEWLLGVRARGLDTRGRTVVLDDGRTVSTDGVVLATGAAARRLPGGSLAGVHTLRTLDDARALRADLGLGARQVVVIGGGFIGAETASSCAGLGHAVTVVEAAPLPLVPQLGADMAAVCAALHRRRGVELITGTGVAGLRGTATVTGVDLTDGRTLPADIVIVGIGATPNTSWLVGSTLALHDGVLCDDGCATALPQVVAVGDVARVGGSRAEHWTSATEQPRVAVTNLLAGRTLQRVRTVPYFWSDQYGSRIQFAGRHRDGDTVHLTEGEITDDGPGESGFLAHYERGGRTVAVLGVDQPRAFLRARRELQRQVREQAVPAVL; from the coding sequence ATGAGGACCGTGACCATCGTCGGCGCCTCCCTCTCCGGGCTCTACGCCGCCCGGGAACTGCGCGCGCAGGGCTTCGACGGCCGACTGGTGATCGTCGGTGAGGAACCCCACCTTCCCTATGACCGGCCTCCCCTCTCCAAGAACTTCCTCAGCGGCCGCACCGACGAGGATCAGCTCGCCCTCACCGACGCCGACGAAACCGCCGGACTCGACGCCGAGTGGCTGCTCGGCGTCCGTGCCCGCGGGCTCGACACCCGCGGCCGCACCGTCGTCCTCGACGACGGTCGTACGGTCTCCACCGACGGCGTCGTCCTCGCCACCGGCGCCGCCGCCCGCCGGCTTCCCGGCGGCAGCCTGGCCGGCGTCCACACCCTGCGCACCCTGGACGACGCCCGCGCCCTGCGCGCCGACCTCGGCCTAGGAGCTCGCCAGGTCGTCGTCATCGGCGGTGGCTTCATCGGCGCCGAGACCGCGTCCTCGTGCGCCGGCCTCGGCCACGCGGTCACCGTCGTCGAGGCCGCACCGCTGCCGCTGGTACCCCAGCTCGGCGCCGACATGGCCGCCGTGTGCGCCGCCCTGCACCGGCGCCGCGGGGTGGAGCTGATCACCGGAACCGGCGTGGCCGGTCTGCGCGGCACCGCCACCGTCACCGGTGTCGACCTCACCGACGGCCGGACGCTCCCCGCCGACATCGTGATCGTCGGTATCGGCGCCACTCCCAACACCTCCTGGCTGGTGGGCTCGACGCTGGCGCTGCACGACGGCGTGCTGTGCGACGACGGCTGCGCCACGGCCCTGCCCCAGGTGGTCGCGGTCGGCGACGTCGCCCGCGTGGGCGGCAGCCGGGCCGAGCACTGGACCTCGGCCACCGAGCAGCCTCGCGTCGCCGTGACCAACCTGCTCGCCGGCCGCACCCTCCAACGGGTCCGCACGGTGCCGTACTTCTGGTCCGACCAGTACGGATCCCGCATCCAGTTCGCAGGCCGGCACCGAGACGGCGACACCGTCCACCTCACCGAGGGCGAGATCACCGACGACGGCCCCGGCGAGTCCGGCTTCCTCGCCCACTACGAGCGAGGCGGCCGTACCGTCGCTGTACTCGGCGTCGACCAGCCCCGCGCCTTTCTGCGGGCCCGGCGCGAACTCCAGCGGCAGGTACGGGAACAAGCCGTACCGGCCGTGCTGTGA
- a CDS encoding sensor histidine kinase, with product MRFRGKSIRRKIVALLLVPLVSLTAIWGFATVLTGRDVARLFHVSDVKQDIGYPAEDTVRGLQQERRQTLVYLADPRAADALAALQRTRTVTDRAIAKIRKNAGEHDVLDAMDANDSGRVAAVLDAFDGLDSLRRSVEQGTVTRTQAYDLYNRLVDPCFTLLAGLEGIDDVELDAQSRAMVNVSRARELLSREDALLGSSLVVGTLTRAETRDISDLVAQRSVLYEVSLPLLPSAERDRYESLWKNATTAPLRTAEQTVIDTDSGTPRGVTAQSWDSEAAGVLDQLGTLDDQVGDRFQSRTHPVAIGVILQAAVAGLLGLVALVLSLVLSVRIGRSLVRDLRQLRLDAHEASGVRLPSVMRRLSAGEEVDVETEVPRLEYDKNEIGEVGQALNTLQRAAVEAAVKQAELRSGVSEVFVNLARRSQVLLHKQLTLLDTMERRTEDTDELADLFRLDHLTTRMRRHAEGLVILSGAAPSRQWRRPVQLMDIVRASVAEVEDYERIEVRRLPRVAVTGPAVADLTHLVAELLENATVFSPPHTAVQVLGERVANGFTLEIHDRGLGMTAEALLDANLRLAETPEFELSDTDRLGLFVVSRLAQRQNVRVSLQPSPYGGTTAVVFIPDALLSDDVPDTNGLGFRLDRDRGRKGIGQAGRAGGRATGPVQLPGLPTSLLDGPVELEAPVDLDAIDGFPDVLEDEDSERGGLFRPRRSLARADDPTPSPSADRASRGGDGDRGPGEEDGDRWADEDDGDHRSREGDSDRRSGEGNGDRGPIPLPRRQTPKLVSSHGKPVTDQRARRDETDQQPSAAARRPDTGGLAPLPARRRTTAARRPAEPTDRAEERGPAPTAGTDATSDVPAL from the coding sequence ATGCGCTTTCGCGGGAAGTCGATCCGCCGGAAGATCGTGGCGCTGCTTCTCGTGCCGCTGGTGTCCCTGACCGCCATCTGGGGCTTCGCAACGGTACTCACAGGGCGCGACGTCGCCCGGCTGTTCCACGTTTCGGACGTCAAGCAGGACATCGGCTACCCCGCCGAGGACACCGTCCGAGGGCTGCAGCAGGAGCGCCGCCAGACCCTCGTCTACCTCGCCGACCCGCGAGCCGCCGACGCCCTCGCCGCGCTGCAGCGCACCCGCACCGTCACCGACCGGGCGATCGCCAAGATCCGGAAGAACGCCGGCGAACACGACGTCCTCGACGCCATGGACGCGAACGACAGCGGGCGCGTCGCCGCGGTCCTGGACGCCTTCGACGGCCTCGACTCCCTGCGCCGCAGCGTCGAGCAGGGCACCGTCACCCGCACTCAGGCCTACGACCTGTACAACCGCCTCGTCGACCCGTGCTTCACCCTGCTCGCCGGCCTCGAAGGCATCGACGACGTCGAACTGGACGCGCAGTCCCGCGCGATGGTCAACGTAAGCCGCGCCCGCGAGCTGCTCTCCCGCGAGGACGCCCTGCTCGGCTCCTCCCTGGTCGTCGGCACGCTCACGCGTGCCGAGACCCGCGACATCTCCGACCTCGTCGCCCAGCGCTCCGTCCTGTACGAGGTCAGCCTGCCGCTGCTGCCCTCCGCCGAGCGTGATCGTTACGAAAGCCTCTGGAAGAACGCCACCACCGCCCCGCTGCGCACGGCCGAACAGACCGTCATCGACACGGACTCCGGCACTCCACGCGGTGTCACCGCGCAGAGCTGGGACTCCGAGGCCGCAGGCGTCCTGGACCAACTCGGCACCCTCGACGACCAGGTGGGAGACCGCTTCCAGAGCCGTACGCACCCCGTGGCCATCGGCGTCATCCTGCAGGCGGCCGTCGCGGGCCTCCTCGGCCTGGTCGCGCTCGTGCTCTCCCTCGTCCTGTCCGTCCGGATCGGCCGCAGCCTCGTCCGCGACCTGCGCCAGCTGCGCCTGGACGCGCACGAGGCCTCCGGTGTCCGGCTGCCCAGCGTGATGCGCCGCCTGTCCGCCGGGGAAGAGGTCGACGTCGAGACCGAGGTGCCGCGCCTGGAGTACGACAAGAACGAGATAGGCGAGGTCGGCCAGGCCCTCAACACCCTCCAGCGCGCCGCTGTCGAGGCCGCAGTCAAGCAGGCCGAACTGCGCTCCGGTGTCTCCGAGGTCTTCGTCAACCTCGCCCGCCGCAGCCAGGTGCTGCTGCACAAGCAGCTCACGCTCCTCGACACCATGGAACGCCGCACCGAGGACACCGACGAACTCGCCGACCTGTTCCGCCTGGACCACCTCACCACCCGTATGCGCCGGCACGCCGAGGGCCTGGTGATCCTCTCCGGCGCCGCGCCCTCCCGGCAGTGGCGCCGCCCGGTGCAGCTGATGGACATCGTGCGTGCCTCCGTCGCCGAGGTCGAGGACTACGAACGCATCGAGGTCCGGCGCCTGCCCAGGGTCGCCGTCACCGGACCGGCCGTCGCCGACCTCACCCACCTGGTGGCCGAACTCCTGGAGAACGCCACGGTGTTCTCGCCCCCGCACACCGCTGTCCAGGTGCTCGGCGAGCGGGTCGCCAACGGCTTCACACTGGAGATCCACGACCGGGGTCTCGGCATGACGGCCGAGGCCCTTCTGGACGCCAACCTGCGCCTCGCCGAGACCCCCGAGTTCGAGCTGTCCGACACCGACCGGCTCGGCCTGTTCGTGGTCAGCCGCCTCGCTCAGCGCCAGAACGTCCGGGTCTCCCTCCAGCCGTCGCCCTACGGCGGCACCACCGCCGTCGTCTTCATCCCCGACGCGCTGCTGAGCGACGACGTACCGGACACCAACGGCCTCGGTTTCCGCCTCGACCGGGACCGCGGCCGCAAGGGAATCGGGCAGGCGGGCCGTGCCGGCGGGCGCGCCACGGGGCCGGTGCAGCTGCCCGGCCTGCCGACCTCGCTGCTGGACGGCCCGGTCGAACTGGAGGCGCCGGTGGATCTCGACGCCATCGACGGCTTCCCCGACGTCCTGGAGGACGAGGACAGCGAGCGCGGCGGACTGTTCCGGCCCCGCCGCTCCCTCGCCCGCGCCGACGACCCGACACCCTCCCCGTCCGCCGACCGCGCATCACGCGGGGGCGACGGCGACCGCGGGCCGGGCGAGGAGGACGGCGACCGCTGGGCAGACGAGGACGACGGTGACCACAGGTCTCGCGAAGGGGACAGCGACCGCCGGTCTGGCGAAGGGAACGGCGACCGCGGGCCCATACCGCTGCCGCGCCGGCAGACGCCCAAACTGGTCAGCTCGCACGGCAAGCCCGTCACCGACCAGCGCGCCCGCCGAGACGAAACCGACCAGCAGCCCTCCGCCGCCGCCCGCCGCCCCGACACCGGCGGACTGGCCCCGCTGCCCGCACGCCGGCGCACCACGGCCGCCCGCCGCCCCGCTGAACCCACCGACCGAGCCGAGGAACGCGGGCCGGCTCCCACCGCGGGCACCGACGCCACCTCCGACGTCCCCGCGCT
- a CDS encoding roadblock/LC7 domain-containing protein — protein sequence MTAPKATDHSETNKGELNWLLDDLVDRVASIRKAVVLSGDGLPTGVSKDLTREDSEHLAAVASGFHSLAKGVGRHFEAGSVRQTVVELDDAFLFVTAAGDGSCLAVLSDADSDVGQVAYEMTLLVKRVGVHLGTAPRTDLPAGG from the coding sequence ATGACCGCACCGAAGGCGACCGACCACTCGGAGACGAACAAGGGGGAGCTGAACTGGCTCCTGGACGATCTGGTCGACCGGGTCGCCAGCATCCGCAAGGCCGTCGTGCTGTCCGGCGACGGCCTGCCCACGGGTGTGTCCAAGGACCTGACCAGGGAGGACAGCGAGCATCTGGCCGCTGTCGCGTCCGGCTTCCACAGCCTCGCCAAGGGCGTCGGCCGCCACTTCGAAGCGGGCAGCGTACGGCAGACGGTGGTCGAGCTGGACGATGCCTTCCTGTTCGTCACCGCCGCCGGGGACGGCAGCTGCCTCGCGGTCCTCTCCGACGCCGACTCCGACGTCGGACAGGTCGCCTACGAGATGACGCTCCTGGTCAAGCGGGTCGGTGTGCATCTGGGCACCGCCCCGCGCACCGATCTGCCCGCAGGCGGGTAG
- a CDS encoding DUF742 domain-containing protein, giving the protein MSTDGQGRNHWFDDEAGPVVRPYAMTRGRTTSPAQHRLDVIAVVVTEPDVDDRETDPTLSPEHVEIVGLCRDAPQSVAELAAELALPIGVVRVLIGDLVHAELVHVTRPVPPAELPDESILRDVINGLRAL; this is encoded by the coding sequence ATGAGCACAGACGGTCAGGGAAGAAACCACTGGTTCGACGACGAAGCCGGACCGGTCGTCCGTCCGTACGCCATGACGCGCGGCCGCACCACGAGCCCGGCCCAGCACCGGCTCGACGTGATCGCGGTGGTCGTCACGGAACCGGACGTGGACGATCGGGAGACGGATCCGACGCTGTCGCCCGAACACGTGGAGATCGTCGGGCTCTGCCGCGACGCGCCGCAGTCGGTCGCCGAACTCGCCGCCGAACTCGCCCTGCCGATCGGCGTGGTGCGGGTCCTGATCGGCGACCTCGTGCACGCGGAACTGGTCCATGTCACGCGTCCGGTGCCCCCGGCCGAACTGCCGGACGAGAGTATTCTGCGCGACGTCATCAACGGCCTCCGGGCGCTGTGA
- a CDS encoding GTP-binding protein, with translation MIFGRSERGKPPVEPVTLKILVAGGFGVGKTTLVGAVSEIRPLRTEEVLSEAGRPVDDTSGVEAKHTTTVAMDFGRITLREDLVLYLFGTPGQERFWFMWDELSEGALGAVVLADTRRLEDCFAAVDYFERRSLPFLVCVNCFEGAARYPIEAVRQALDLDDDVPVLLCDARDRQSVKEVLIGVVQHAMDHATDRREAALS, from the coding sequence ATGATCTTCGGGCGTTCTGAGCGCGGCAAGCCCCCGGTCGAGCCCGTCACGCTCAAGATCCTGGTGGCGGGCGGCTTCGGCGTGGGCAAGACGACCCTCGTCGGAGCGGTCAGCGAGATCCGGCCGCTGCGCACCGAGGAGGTGCTCTCCGAGGCCGGACGCCCGGTCGACGACACCAGCGGTGTGGAGGCCAAGCACACCACCACCGTGGCCATGGACTTCGGCCGGATCACCCTGCGCGAGGACCTGGTGCTGTACCTCTTCGGCACGCCCGGACAGGAACGGTTCTGGTTCATGTGGGACGAGCTGTCCGAGGGCGCGCTCGGCGCCGTCGTCCTCGCCGACACCCGCCGGCTGGAGGACTGCTTCGCCGCCGTCGACTACTTCGAGCGGCGTTCCCTGCCCTTCCTCGTCTGCGTCAACTGCTTCGAGGGAGCGGCCCGTTACCCGATCGAGGCCGTACGGCAGGCCCTCGACCTGGACGACGACGTTCCTGTACTGCTCTGCGACGCGCGTGACCGGCAGTCGGTCAAGGAGGTGCTCATCGGAGTGGTCCAGCATGCGATGGACCACGCGACGGACCGCCGCGAGGCCGCCCTCAGCTGA